A genomic segment from Nicotiana sylvestris chromosome 1, ASM39365v2, whole genome shotgun sequence encodes:
- the LOC138871246 gene encoding uncharacterized mitochondrial protein AtMg00810-like: MGSEFDMSLMGELNFFLGLQIKQGPNGTMIHQQKYANELIKKFKMEESKEIYIPIATATKLDIDEPGSSVIQKLYRGICAHFQANPKESHLTAIKRMLRYLKSTTDLCLWYPKGSNFNLVGYADADYAGFLVDGKSTSGWHTSLVHV; this comes from the coding sequence atggggagtgagtttgatatGAGtttgatgggtgagcttaacttcttcttaggcttgcagatcaaacaaggtcctaatggaaccatgatccatcaacaGAAGTATGCAAAcgagcttatcaaaaagtttaaaatggaagaatcaaaagaaatatacatacccattgcaactgccactaaattagacattgatgaacctggttcatcagtaattcaaaagttgtatagggggaTTTGTGCTCATTTTCAGGCAAATCCTAAAGAGTCTCACTTAACTGCTATCAAGAGAATGCTAAGATATCTAAAAAGCAccactgatctgtgtctttggtaccccaaaggtagtaatttcaatctagtaggttatgctgatgctgattatgcaggtttcctagtggacgggaagagcacctcaggttggcacacttccttggttcatgtctag